A single region of the Micropterus dolomieu isolate WLL.071019.BEF.003 ecotype Adirondacks linkage group LG02, ASM2129224v1, whole genome shotgun sequence genome encodes:
- the stat5a gene encoding signal transducer and activator of transcription 5A, whose amino-acid sequence MAVWIQAQQLQGDALHQMQSLYGQHFPIEVRHYLSQWIEGQIWDAIDLENPQEEFKAKRLLDSLIQELQNKAEHQVGEDGFLLKIKLGHYASQLKSTYDRCPLELVRCIKHILYTEQRLVREATNSSSPVGGMMDSMSQKYQQINQAFEELRLLTQDTENDLRKLQHNQEYFIIQYQESLRIQAQLTSLATLPPADRQLREPALLSKRATVEAWLTREANTLQKYRLDLAEKHQKTLQLLRKQQTIILDDELIQWKRRQQLAGNGGPPEGGLDILQSWCEKLAETIWQNRQQIRRAEHLRQQLPIPGPIEELLNELNSTITDIISALVTSTFIIEKQPPQVLKTQTKFAATVRLLVGGKLNVHMNPPQVKATIISEQQAKALLKNENTRNDSSGEILNNNCVMEYHQTTGTLSAHFRNMSLKRIKRSDRRGAESVTEEKFTILFESQFSVGGNELVFQVKTLSLPVVVIVHGSQDNNATATVLWDNAFAEPGRVPFLVPDKVLWPQLCDAINMKYKAEVQSNRGLSEENLVFLAQKAFSSSSNNPDDYRNMTMTWSQFNRESLPGRNFTFWQWFDGVMELTKKHLKPHWNDGAILGFVNKQQAQDMLMSKPNGTFLLRFSDSEIGGITIAWVAENPNKAGERMVWNLMPYTTKDFSIRSLADRISDLNHLLFLYPDRPKDEVFSKYYTPPLSKAVDGYVKPQIKQVVPEFATANPDPASGNPTYMDHGASPAPVNHPHTYSIYPPMSDSMLDADGDFDLDDTMDVARHVEELLRRPVESQWGGQQS is encoded by the exons ATGGCAGTGTGGATCCAGGCCCAGCAGCTCCAGGGAGATGCTCTGCACCAAATGCAGTCTCTGTATGGTCAGCACTTCCCAATTGAGGTGCGACATTATCTGTCCcagtggatagagggccagatcTG GGATGCCATAGACCTGGAGAACCCACAGGAGGAGTTCAAGGCCAAACGCCTGCTGGACAGTCTGATCCAGGAGCTGCAGAACAAGGCAGAGCACCAGGTGGGAGAGGATGGCTTTCTACTCAAAATCAAACTGGGACACTACGCCAGCCAGCTCAAG AGCACGTATGACCGCTGTCCTCTGGAGTTGGTCCGATGCATCAAACACATCCTCTACACAGAGCAGAGGCTCGTCAGAGAGGCCACCAAT TCGAGCTCGCCGGTGGGCGGGATGATGGACAGCATGTCTCAGAAATACCAGCAGATTAACCAGGCTTTTGAGGAGCTTCGCCTGCTCACCCAGGACACTGAGAATGACCTGCGCAAGCTCCAGCACAACCAGGAGTACTTCATCATCCAGTACCAGGAGAGCCTCCGCATCCAGG CTCAGCTCACCAGCCTGGCCACGCTTCCCCCTGCTGACCGACAGCTACGGGAGCCTGCCCTTCTCAGCAAGAGAGCCACTGTGGAGGCATGGCTGACCAGAGAGGCCAACACACTACAGAAATATAGACTG GACCTGGCAGAGAAGCACcaaaaaacactgcagctgtTGAGGAAGCAGCAGACTATCATTCTGGATGACGAGCTGATCCAGTGGAAGAGACGGCAACAGCTGGCAGGCAACGGGGGCCCGCCGGAGGGAGGCCTGGACATCCTGCAGTCCTG gtgtgaAAAGCTGGCAGAAACTATCTGGCAAAACAGGCAGCAGATTCGGAGGGCAGAGCACCTCAGACAACAGCTGCCCATCCCCGGACCCATTGAAGAGCTCCTAAATGAACTCAACAGTACTATCACAGATATCATCTCAGCATTGGtcaccag CACCTTCATCATTGAGAAACAGCCTCCACAGGTCCTAAAAACCCAAACCAAGTTTGCCGCTACAGTGCGCCTCTTAGTGGGTGGGAAATTGAACGTGCACATGAACCCTCCGCAGGTCAAAGCCACCATCATTAGTGAACAGCAAGCCAAGGCCCTGCTGAAGAACGAAAACACAAGGAA CGACAGCAGTGGGGAAATTCTCAACAATAACTGTGTGATGGAGTACCACCAGACTACAGGAACTCTCAGCGCCCACTTCAGGAACATG TCTTTGAAGAGGATCAAGCGATCTGACAGGCGAGGAGCAGAATCTGTCACAGAAGAGAAGTTCACCATTCTGTTCGAGTCCCAGTTTAGCGTTGGTGGCAATGAGCTTGTTTTTCAAGTGAAG ACATTATCACTTCCTGTAGTAGTGATAGTTCACGGTAGCCAAGACAATAATGCCACAGCAACTGTGTTATGGGACAACGCTTTTGCAGAGCCG GGACGGGTGCCTTTCCTCGTGCCAGACAAGGTGCTTTGGCCTCAGCTGTGTGACGCCATCAACATGAAGTACAAGGCTGAGGTGCAGAGTAACCGAGGCTTATCTGAGGAGAACCTAGTCttcctggctcaaaaggccTTCAGCAGCTCAAGCAACAACCCTGACGACTACCGCAACATGACTATGACTTGGTCACAGTTTAACAGG GAAAGCTTGCCAGGCAGGAACTTCACATTTTGGCAATGGTTTGATGGTGTGATGGAACTCACAAAAAAGCATCTCAAACCACACTGGAATGACGG AGCCATATTGGGCTTTGTGAACAAGCAGCAGGCTCAGGACATGCTGATGTCCAAACCCAACGGTACTTTTCTTCTGCGCTTTAGTGACTCTGAGATTGGAGGAATTACAATTGCCTGGGTGGCAGAAAATCCTAACAAAGCAG GTGAGAGGATGGTATGGAACCTCATGCCCTACACAACCAAAGACTTCTCAATTCGCTCTCTGGCTGACCGCATCAGCGATCTCAATCACCTCCTGTTCCTCTACCCCGACAGACCCAAGGATGAAGTTTTCTCCAAATATTATACCCCACCACTCT ccaaagCAGTGGATGGCTACGTGAAACCGCAAATCAAACAAGTGGTGCCCGA gtttGCTACAGCCAATCCAGACCCAGCAAGTGGGAACCCAACCTATATGGATCACGGCGCCTCCCCAGCACCTGTCAATCACCCTCACACCTACAGCATATACCCACCTAT GAGTGACTCTATGTTGGATGCGGACGGAGACTTCGACCTGGACGACACCATGGACGTGGCGAGGCATGTAGAGGAGCTCCTCCGGCGGCCTGTTGAGAGCCAGTGGGGCGGCCAACAGTCCTGA